GCTTCAGTCTGATCCTACTTCAACATTCACATCTTGTTCCTTGTTAGACATGGAGACCAAAGAGTCCCTTAGCCACTCACGGCCCACTGAGAGCCATATCGAAGAGACCGATATCGCTGCTCAGGCGGGAGAGATCATCTCTTACGATGACAATGGCCTCGCTGGTATCGTCCGCTCACCCTACGTCCTCGGAGCAGCAGCTCTGGCTTCCTTTGGAGGTTTCTCCTTTGGATACGGTAGGTTCCTTCCCTAAAACTTTAGCATAAAATTCTAACATGTTCCAGACCAGGGTGTCATCAGCATCATTCTGGTAATGGAGCAGTTCCACAAGTCCTTCCCCGAAACTGCCCCTGGACATCCTGGATATGGCTTCAACGTCGGATTTATGACCGGAATGTTGGAACTGGGTGCCTTCATAGGGTGTCTGTTCCTCCCATATCTTGCGGATCGAATCTCTCGAAAGTGGTCTCTCACGGTGGCCACTGGCTTCTTTGTCGTCGGAGCTATCATTCAGGTAGGATAACCGTGGAATGAGAATGACGGAAGAGAATTTGGCTGATCGCTTGATAGACTGCCTCTCACAATTACGGAACCCTCGTCGCCGGTCGAACGATTGGAGGTATCGGTGTTGGTCAACTTGCCATGGGAGCCCCTCTGTACATTTCCGAGATTGCGCCTCCTAACTTGCGAGGATCTCTGCTTGTTCTCGAGGCTATTAGGTAAGTATCTCAGCCCGATTATTGAGAGCAAGTTAACAGTATCAACAGCATTGTTATTGGCGCTATCATCGCATATTGGATCACATACGCCACCAAGGAACTGTCCGGAGAGCTTGCTTTCCGACTGCCCTTCGGTCTCCAGATGGTCCCTGCCCTCTGCGTCGGTCTCGGAATCCACTTCTTCCCATTCAGCCCTCGATGGCTCGCCATGCGTGGCCGCGACAACGACAGTCTCACCGCCCTTTCGAAGCTCCGCCGTGTCCCCACCACCGACGATCGAGTCCAAGCCGAGTGGAAGGGCATCGTCTGCGAAGTCCGCTTTCAGGAGGAAGTCATCGCCAAGGATCAtcccaccaacaacaagTTCAAGCTTGAGATCCTCCAGTGGATCGATCTCTTCCGTCCTAAGTACCTTAAGCGTACTATTATCGCTCTTGGAATTCCATTTTTTCAGCAGTTTTCTGGAATTAATGCTTTCGGTGAGTTTTGAAGCTATTTAGACGACTCCTGAGGAGTTGAGCTTTGAGTTGAATGCAAACTGACGGGTTTAGTATACTACGCGCCCACCTTTTTCAAGGCGCTTGGTCAGGACGATAACATGGCTCTGATCCTTTCGGGAATGGTCAATATCTGCCAATTGGTAAGTAGAATTCCCTGGTCCGCCTCTTATGGTTCTAAGTGTCTGTGTGCATCAACTTGGTGAGACGTCGGGAGCCAGGTGACCAATCGCGTGTCCCTGGATCTCAACTCGTAGAAGAGAACAACAAGAGCGCCGTCCGTCACTCTTCATTGACTAACAAACCATTTCCTATAGGTTGCCGGAATCCCTACCTTCCTCTATCTCGACAAGGTTGGCCGCCGGAAGCTGGCCATCTACGGTGGTATCGCCATGGCTGTCCCccacatcatcatggctggtgTCGTTGGCAAGTTCAACAACAAATGGGATAGCAACCAGGGAATGGGCTGGTTTGGAGTTGCTCTGATCTGTAAGTTGCCTAAGAAGACTGGGATTGAACAGTCCATTAACAACATCTCTAGACACATATGTTCTCTGCTACGCTTGCTCCTACGGCCCTCTCGCCTGGACCCTTCCCGCCGAGGTCTTCCCCAGTTCCAAGCGAGCCAAGGGTGTCGGTGCAGCTACTTCCATGATTTGGCTTGCAAACTTCATCATTGGCGTTGTCGTCCCCGAGATGGTCATCAAGATCGGTTGGGGAACTTATCTGTTCTTCGGAGTTTTCTGTACCCtcgccgccatcttctctttcttccttGTACCTGAAACTTCTGGAAAGTCTCTTGAGCAGATCTCTGAGCTTTTTGGAGACAACCAcattgttgaggaggaggccattCGTGTTCGTATCCAGCAGGAGGTTTGGTCTGACCCCAAGTACACCACTGCTGGTGCCGAGGCTGCGTCCAGCTCCTAGATGGGCCATATACTCTTCagacttgatcttgatcaTTTAAATGCTCTCCATACATAGCAGGATCAATATCAACATCTATTTACTATTTCAGCGGAGTGGTTTCTGCTGCTCGCAAATCCACTCCCCGCCATTATTGCTTCGCTGACACTTACCATACGATTTGCGTGCGACTTCGCTTTGAAAATGCCCAAGGAGACCGGCTCTGATTTGAACGTGATGAAATACAGCAAGGCCAGTATAAAGATGATTTGTTCTCACGTATCTTAGACGGGCGGGCTATGGGGAGAAGGGCGTTAATCTCAGTCCACATACCATGGCCAACCAGATACCTCATCATTCGCGTTCCTTCCCCTCATTCAACAGTTTTAACCCCATTATAACCTGCAATATCCCCTTCCGAAGGCTCATGGACTTGATCCGCGACAGGGTTGCTAATAAAATGGGGGCAAACACCCTCCAAGACCCTTGTCTCGAATCAACTTTTGAAGCTCTCCAATGTGGTTCCCGACCTGCGCAAGCACCCGCCCATTCTGGTGTAGATGCACAAAGGCCTTCATGTGATGAAGGCCCTTGCAAGCAACTTCGCGCCCCTTTTCAATGTCGCCCAGCGAGTAGCAAAGCTCGTGGGCTTGAAGGAATCGACGCCGGGTGTAATGAATGCGAAAGTAaacatcgtcgtcgaggttctcAATCCAAACCATCATGCCACTTGTCATCCACCACTCGCTGTCGTCTTCGTGGCCGGCTTCGAAACCAACCATACGCGCCATGCATTGGGCTGACCAAGCACTGACTGGACGCTGCCTGTTCACAAGGAGCATCGGGTTTGCCTCCGCTTGGTGGATGAAATCTCCGAAATGCTCGAAATCCTCATCGcaagccttcttggccacgCTCAAAATGTGTAGAGGAGCAAACGCAGAAGGATCTTggggaaggagaaggagctttCGAAATTCGTCCAAGGCCCTTTTCCAGGCCACATGTGAGAGCTGGCCTCGGGTCTCTAGGATGGTAACCATGCGCTTTAGCCATGCTCGGGACACAGCAGGGTGATTACCGAAGCCTGGAGGCCCCTGAGGGGTAGTGGAGGAAGCCCCAGACATGATGGCAAGGGCTATGATCGCGTTAGCTGTGACTATAGACTAGAAGAGGGGCCTTAAGTTTAGTGAAGGAAGCCTTGAACATACCTGGAGTgggtgttgagcttggctCCTAATGGGTCTGATGGGAGACGAAGTGTGTCTAACCTATGCCGATTATTAGTAAATGAGCCTTGAACGAGGAAGAAAACACCAAAGGAGCCATACAGGGGCAACAACAGGTGCAGAAAGCAGGTGCTGGGCGAGTGCTGTTATGGAGACTGACTTGTGCGGCGCAAGGCCCTAGATGTGTAGCCTAATGATAGACAATGGGAAGTAGGCATACATGGGAGGCTTGAGAAGGTGACGCTGCCCCAGAGACggggcaaggagaaggtcaGCCTTGGAGGCCAGGGTGGGGAACCTCCTGGGCACCTCTGAAAGCTTGACCTTCAAGGAGGCATGGTGCAAGGGCCTTGAGAGGGATTAAACAAAAAAAGGAAGCAAATTACCTGTGAAGGCTGAATATATCCAGAGCCTTGATCTTTCAGCGGCCCTAGAgcgctggtgatgatgctgagatgTCGTAATAGGGGTACGACAGAGTTGAGAAGgtgaaggaggaagatgaagccagagaaggagaggagagggttTAAATGACCAGAGAATTTGGGATTTAAGGAAGACTTAGGATCCATAGAATCAGAGGGAATATGAAAAGGTGAAACAGTAAATGTACATATCGGGCAAACGCGAACATTACACTCAGAACTGGTTCGAGACGAGAGATGGTTGGACTGGGTAGCTAGACGAGTCATCAAGTTCTCCCAGGGGAACCCAATCAGCGTCCTGCATCCCGAGATATCGAATGATGGTCTCATTGATACTAAAACGGAGATCCTGGAGTCAGTACTGCTATGAATGAAAAGAGGTCAATGGCTCAACGCATTCTAACTGGAGTCCATCGTAGGCATACTGGATGCTATTTGAAGAAAGGGAGGTGTGTTATCTGTTTGatccaaaaaaaaaaaaactctGCTTgtacaccatcaacaacttAGTTTCCTACACAAAAAAGTCTGGGATAAGAACGAATGTCGCACCTCGTTGAATGGAATAGCTAAACTGGCAGATGCTATTTAAGAAAAACCGTTACCCAGCCGTATTGTGACGTCCAAAACAATCCATATTCGGCATGTTTCTTGCAAGACCACTGCCCTTTTGATCTCCCCTGTCTCACGCTTTAAGTTCCACTCACTTTGTCCTTAACCGTTTCCATCTTCCACCCATTGATGGGCTTCCAGGGCCATTGAGAGGCTGCCATACAAGCCAAGGATATCCTATAACCTTGGGATCAAGTCAGGCATCAAGGGTCATCCTCAAACACGGCGTTGTCCATCAGGTCGCAGATCGGCATGTTCTTCTCACGTTGGAAAAACTCGTCAACGAGGTCGATGACCTTTTCGGCCGCTATCTTTGCCTTCTTGTGATGGCCATCTCTCTCGAAGTGCGGGACCGCCTCAAGCAATCGTCGCCAAGCAAGGTCAGTCAAGCCGAAAAATCTCTCGTCGTTCCCCAATTCGACATGCTCTCGCGCTGTCGCCCACCAATTCACATCGGGTTCTGAAGGAGTCTGGACTCCAAACATGCGAGCCACGCATTGAGCTAGCCACGCTCTCACTGGCTCTTCTGGATTCAAAACGTGCCGGTAGTCTTGCTTCGCTGTGTCGAGAAAATAGGTGAGTTCATCCCAATCAGCCAGGTAGCTTTTCCTGGCGTCTCTCAAGATGGCCGTGACGTCCTCAGATGTTGCTTTTGTGTCGGAAGTACAGAGCGCCACCAGCTGATGTAGAGCGTGTCTCCAAGCCACATGCGTATCGGGGTCTatgcccttgaggatggtgatCGGCCCGCCCATCAAGGGATGATTTCTCGGATCTCTTAGTGCGCGTGCCACCAACACAGGACCCGTTACTGCAGGGAGAAAGCTGTCCATCTCCTCTTGAGGCATGCCGTGAAATCCAGGCAGTCCGTCGGGCTGCACATCGATATGGACCTTGCCCATCACGCCGATATCACGGAGCCATGCCAATCGTCGGCGCATCTTTTCCGGCCACATGGCTTCTCGTTCTGGCTGGGTGGAAGTGACTGGAAATTGTCTAGGCATGGTGGTGAAGGCTTCAAATGCGTGAGCTATAGCCATGGCTTAGGGGAAGGGACTTGGAGACGGCGAAGGCAGACGTGAGCATACCTGAAACTGGGAATTGGGCTGGGTGATCTGTCGTGAGGTCAGGAGTGTAACGCGCGTGACTAACGGTTTCTCTCGGTAGGTGTATGTTGGTGGAAAGAAATAAGACCTAAGGAAGCATACCGGAGTTGTGACGAGCGAGAAATGCTCGTGCTCAATAAGATGTTGGGCGAGATGTCGTGAAGTAGGATGGCTTAAGGGGTGCAAAGCTTCAGGCGCTATCAATCCTTCAGTAGGTagatggagaaggcgagAGAAAGCGATGGGTATACCAAAGACGaggcaagaggaggaacctctccagcttctcagaGAGTCTGGCTGTGGATGCAGCTGGGTGCGACCGCCCAGAGAAAAAATGAAGGGAACAGAGCCGCGAGATAACCTCAAAGGCTGGGCTCGATCCGATAATCAGGCTGTTGCGCCTGCGAAgcgctggtggtggtgctttGGTGATCGCGAGAGAGCTGCGATGGAGTTTGAGAGGTGAGGGGTAAAGATGACGGTgaagagatgaagacggGAAGGCGAGGAAGAATCGAGAATGCACGCTCGTGATTCACTCTTTAGAGGATGTTTAGGATCCATATAATCAAAGTGAATGCGATGGCCCAATAAAAATAAAATGACATCATTTAGCAAATATGAACACGGCTTGTTCAAACCGACTCGAGCAGTGTCAAACACTGCCAGACTGGTAATGGAGGCTCCGGCCTACATCATGCGCCCTGGATATCGGCACCAAGGCAAACTCCTGGTGGTAAAGAAATAGAGCAAAGTCTATGTAGGACATGGTGGCTGAGACGGGATCAAGGGAGTCTGGAGTTACATGTGAAGTGAGTTGGAAGCCCTGGCCTGTTTGCCAGTATGTCTTGGTTATTGGAATGAGGGATGGTAACAGAAAGGCGAAAGCGAAGCAAAAATCCCGAATATTGAAAGAAAGACGCTTATAAGGTCATAAACCCGAAGTACTAGACAAAGGCAAATACACCAAAGCATTTATAACGTAAATATCTGTGGTGCTTTGAATCTAAAGTTTGTGCTATCAAATATGGGTCATCTCATTTCCAGTCTCTGTTCATCTCGTACGTGCCTAATGCTCAACTCCAAACATCTTCAAACCAACGgtttcccttcttcttctctgcccGCCAGCTTTCCGCCCGGGCATCAGACCAGTCATTCTTCTGCTTGATAGCCTCACCCAACACATCCCCTACATCCCTGGCCATTGTTGCAGCACCACAAATGTAGAACGCGGCGTCCTGATCTTGTAGCAGACCCAAGATCTCCTCTTGTCGCTGAAGAACTTTGTCTTGGACATATGTCTTCTTCCCACCCGCTCGAGAAAATGCCGGTATCATCTCAAGCCTTCCTGCCAATGAACCAGAGGTTGCCTCCTGGAATTCTTGAGAGTACAAGTAGTCGGACTCGTTTTGACATCCAAAGAAGAGAACCATCTTTCCGACGTCGCGACCAACTGATGCGAGTCTTGCACGCTCCTGCACAAAGGCCCGAAATGGGGCAATTCCCGTTCCAGCCGCAACCATGACCAGAGGAGTCAAGGTGTTTATTGGGAGCTTGAAAGTCGAGGGTCGAATCTGAATCAGCAGGGTGGATTGAGTGGCAGCCACATCGTCGCTAGGAGTTGTCCTTGAGAGGAAAGAGCTGGTAATTCCGGGGATGAGAATGTCGGGTTTGCCAACGACTGTGGAGGGTTTGACAGAGACTGTGAGAGTAACTTGGCGAGGAGAGGTGATCCTGGAACTGGAGATAGAATACAGTCGTGGTTGCATGGGCTGAAGAGAGTCGATGACGAACGAAAGCGGAAGATCTGCccaagagatggaggagtcAATAGATGAAGCGTATGCCAGCAGTCGAGAGAAGGTCACATGGTTGGAATTCAAGAAGGCAGAGTAAGTCTCTCTGTCCTTGCTGATGGCCTGAAGCTCCTTTTTGACAACACTGCTGGGAGTCATGCGAGCTAGAGACAAGACTGTCTCTCGAGGAACATGACTGCAAATCTCCAAGTAGTGGCGGAACAGGGATTCAATCGTCGTCGAGTTGGGCACCTTGGGATCGTCGTAGCCGGATTTGGCATTGATTCGGATGGGGTTGGATTGCTTCGCCTCTAGGCCTAGAAGACGGATGAGAGTGTCGACCTCCTTTGGAGAGTTCTCGGGCCAAACGGCAATATGATCACCAGTCTTATACTTGACCTGTAAGTGAGGCGTCAagtcgaccttgacctcgatgCAAGAGCGATCTTGTTCAGCAAATCGTGCCAGCTCTGTGCGAGCGACAACCGAGACTGGCACAATATCCGAATTTGTGGTCCCAGCCTTGGACGCAGTCTTGTGGAAGGGATTTCCAAGAAGAAGTTCTTCGTGTGGGATAGTCTCTCCCTCGATAATCTCCACCTCGGGCTCGTAGGCGGCTTCAACCTCGGTCAGGCTACGCTCGGCTGCCAGAGTGGAGAAGAGAGTCTCTTTCCA
This window of the Fusarium keratoplasticum isolate Fu6.1 chromosome 3, whole genome shotgun sequence genome carries:
- a CDS encoding MFS domain-containing protein translates to METKESLSHSRPTESHIEETDIAAQAGEIISYDDNGLAGIVRSPYVLGAAALASFGGFSFGYDQGVISIILVMEQFHKSFPETAPGHPGYGFNVGFMTGMLELGAFIGCLFLPYLADRISRKWSLTVATGFFVVGAIIQTASHNYGTLVAGRTIGGIGVGQLAMGAPLYISEIAPPNLRGSLLVLEAISIVIGAIIAYWITYATKELSGELAFRLPFGLQMVPALCVGLGIHFFPFSPRWLAMRGRDNDSLTALSKLRRVPTTDDRVQAEWKGIVCEVRFQEEVIAKDHPTNNKFKLEILQWIDLFRPKYLKRTIIALGIPFFQQFSGINAFVYYAPTFFKALGQDDNMALILSGMVNICQLVAGIPTFLYLDKVGRRKLAIYGGIAMAVPHIIMAGVVGKFNNKWDSNQGMGWFGVALIYTYVLCYACSYGPLAWTLPAEVFPSSKRAKGVGAATSMIWLANFIIGVVVPEMVIKIGWGTYLFFGVFCTLAAIFSFFLVPETSGKSLEQISELFGDNHIVEEEAIRVRIQQEVWSDPKYTTAGAEAASSS